A stretch of Mauremys reevesii isolate NIE-2019 linkage group 25, ASM1616193v1, whole genome shotgun sequence DNA encodes these proteins:
- the NXNL1 gene encoding nucleoredoxin-like protein 1, translating to MVSLFTGKILITNNKDCDEVDTERELSQRLDNKVMLLYFGSGECPRCQEFSPVLKDFFVRLADEFYVERASQLVLVYVSQDETEEKQEKFLKTMPKRWLFLPFQDEFKRELELRFAVSDTPVVVVLKPSGEVIAGNAVEEIRCLGTACFRNWQEAAELVDRSFLLAEDFDDLAKRSITDPIRRLKYKLDKKTRKKEREEVLCPDMEL from the exons ATGGTTTCCCTTTTTACTGGGAAGATCCTGATTACAAACAACAAGGACTGTGATGAAGTGGACACTGAGCGTGAACTTAGCCAGAGACTGGATAACAAAGTGATGCTGCTGTATTTTGGATCTGGTGAATGCCCTCGATGCCAGGAGTTTTCACCTGTCCTCAAAGATTTCTTTGTGAGACTCGCTGATGAATTTTATGTGGAAAGGGCTTCCCAGCTGGTCCTGGTGTACGTGTCTCAGGATGAGACAGAGGAGAAGCAAGAAAAGTTCCTGAAGACCATGCCAAAAAGGTGGCTGTTCTTACCCTTTCAGGATGAGTTCAAAAG GGAGCTGGAGTTGAGGTTTGCTGTGTCCGACACACCTGTAGTGGTGGTGCTGAAGCCAAGCGGGGAGGTGATTGCTGGGAACGCTGTGGAGGAGATCAGGTGCTTGGGCACTGCTTGTTTCAGGAACTGGCAAGAGGCCGCTGAGCTGGTTGACAGGAGCTTTCTCTTGGCAGAGGACTTTGATGACTTGGCCAAGAGGAGCATCACCGATCCAATCCGCCGCCTCAAGTACAAGCTGGACAAGAAgacaaggaaaaaggagagagaggaagtgcTCTGTCCTGATATGGAATTATGA